In a genomic window of Helianthus annuus cultivar XRQ/B chromosome 10, HanXRQr2.0-SUNRISE, whole genome shotgun sequence:
- the LOC110886957 gene encoding cytidine deaminase 1: protein MANYIISASDAESIAKSKNLTVPQLLPSLVQSAQSLARPPISNFHVGAVGLSSDGRIFFGGNVEFPGLPLHHSIHAEQFLITNLAAHGGGPKLLYVAVSAAPCGHCRQFLQELRGVCDTQIVITDQPQENPVYKPISSILPDPFGPFDLLDQNTPLILEKHDNKLSFKDDDFLTEKFSNLSNLSNGYSELVMKNEVVLKNKALEAARESHAPYSGCPSGVALMDCEGKVYKGSYMESAAYNPSMMPVQAALVAYMAAGGGGYERIVAAVLVEKEGVVVRQEETARLMLNHVSPKCELRVAHCV, encoded by the coding sequence ATGGCCAATTACATAATCTCTGCTTCAGATGCTGAATCCATTGCCAAATCCAAAAATCTCACAGTCCCACAACTCCTTCCATCCCTCGTTCAATCTGCTCAGTCTCTCGCTCGTCCACCAATCTCCAACTTCCACGTGGGCGCCGTCGGTTTATCATCCGACGGCCGGATCTTCTTCGGCGGAAACGTCGAATTTCCCGGTTTACCCCTCCACCATTCCATTCATGCTGAACAGTTTCTGATCACTAACCTCGCCGCACACGGCGGAGGTCCTAAACTCCTATACGTCGCCGTTTCAGCAGCCCCTTGTGGCCATTGCCGTCAGTTTCTCCAAGAACTTCGGGGAGTTTGTGATACCCAGATCGTCATCACGGATCAACCTCAAGAAAACCCGGTTTACAAACCCATTTCCTCCATCTTACCCGACCCGTTTGGCCCCTTTGATCTGTTGGATCAAAACACGCCTCTGATTCTTGAAAAACATGATAACAAGTTATCGTTTAAAGATGACGACTTTCTTACAGAAAAGTTTTCGAATTTGTCGAATTTGTCAAATGGGTATTCTGAATTGGTGATGAAGAATGAGGTGGTGTTGAAAAACAAGGCTTTAGAGGCGGCGCGTGAGTCACACGCGCCGTACAGTGGGTGTCCGTCTGGGGTGGCGTTGATGGACTGTGAGGGGAAGGTGTATAAGGGGTCTTATATGGAGTCGGCTGCGTATAACCCTAGTATGATGCCGGTTCAGGCGGCTTTGGTGGCGTATATGGCGGCCGGTGGTGGCGGGTATGAGCGGATCGTGGCGGCGGTGTTGGTTGAGAAGGAAGGGGTGGTTGTTAGGCAGGAGGAGACTGCTAGGTTAATGTTGAATCATGTTTCACCAAAATGTGAGTTGAGAGTTGCCCATTGTGTGTAA
- the LOC110886956 gene encoding cylicin-2-like, whose amino-acid sequence MALSKQILVIIFISGLVIFATCKNAHSAASLASDAGPIPPKDKKVKPTDKPSNPSELPLPDITGMSPESPDEKEGDSKDKKEGDSKDKKKEGDSIDEKEGDSIDEKEDDSKGKKEDDPKDKKEDDSKGKKEDDPKEKKEDDSKEKKKDDSKGDSKDEKEGDSNDKKEDDSKDKQEGDSKHKKKDDSKDKKEDDSKDEKEDDSKDEKEDNSKDKKEEGSKDKKKGDSKDKKKKKKDKKEGDSKEGKEGDSTDEKEGDSTDEKERDSTDEKEGGPISKDKKKDDSVDGKDGDVAIVVANQMRKIEKKIQEFNALLKKQMDHSGKPSGSHECVLECDEVLGAALDDIKKTLDSLDNQNLVKANFDVSAVSTNVDTCNDCFDEMVGGDPEAKKLSDWVQKTTGEALKALQNAES is encoded by the coding sequence ATGGCTCTTTCAAAACAAATCTTAGTCATAATCTTTATTTCTGGTCTTGTCATTTTTGCAACATGCAAGAATGCCCATTCCGCGGCGTCCCTTGCATCGGACGCGGGCCCAATCCCACCCAAGGATAAAAAGGTCAAGCCAACGGATAAACCGTCTAACCCTTCTGAACTCCCGTTGCCTGACATCACAGGAATGTCGCCTGAATCACCAGATGAGAAAGAAGGCGACTCAAAGGATAAGAAAGAAGGTGATTCAAAGGATAAGAAAAAAGAAGGCGATTCAATAGATGAGAAAGAAGGCGATTCAATAGATGAGAAAGAAGACGATTCAAAGGGCAAGAAAGAAGACGATCCGAAGGACAAGAAAGAAGACGATTCAAAGGGCAAGAAAGAAGACGATCCGAAGGAGAAGAAAGAAGACGATTCGAAGGAGAAGAAAAAAGACGATTCGAAGGGCGATTCAAAGGATGAGAAAGAAGGCGATTCAAATGATAAGAAAGAAGATGATTCAAAGGATAAGCAAGAAGGTGATTCAAAGCATAAGAAAAAAGACGATTCGAAGGACAAGAAAGAAGACGATTCGAAGGATGAGAAAGAAGACGATTCAAAGGATGAGAAAGAAGACAATTCAAAGGATAAGAAAGAAGAGGGTTCAAAGGACAAGAAAAAAGGCGATTCAaaggacaagaaaaagaaaaaaaaggataAGAAAGAAGGCGATTCAAAGGAGGGGAAAGAAGGCGATTCAACGGATGAGAAAGAAGGTGATTCAACAGATGAGAAAGAACGTGATTCAACAGATGAGAAAGAAGGCGGTCCAATTTCGAAAGACAAGAAAAAAGATGATTCAGTGGATGGGAAAGACGGCGATGTGGCTATCGTGGTGGCAAACCAAATGCGGAAAATTGAGAAAAAGATCCAGGAATTCAATGCATTACTCAAGAAACAGATGGACCACTCTGGGAAACCATCTGGGTCCCACGAGTGTGTTTTAGAGTGTGACGAGGTATTAGGTGCGGCTCTTGATGATATCAAGAAGACTCTAGATAGCCTTGATAACCAAAACCTAGTGAAAGCTAATTTTGATGTTAGTGCAGTTTCAACCAATGTAGACACTTGCAATGACTGCTTTGACGAGATGGTTGGCGGTGACCCAGAGGCCAAGAAACTAAGTGACTGGGTACAGAAGACCACTGGGGAGGCCCTTAAGGCTCTCCAAAACGCCGAATCCTAA
- the LOC110886958 gene encoding uncharacterized protein At4g29660, whose product MATYLWRKYADYLHTKWEKEVLWTMVDPFKRPKSFTPLVTIYVCAFYTGVIGAAITEQLYKEKYWEDHPGEAVPIMRPKFYGGPWKVYKGTVLPPNK is encoded by the exons ATGGCAACCTATTTGTGGAGAAAATATGCTGATTACTTGCACACTAAGTGGGAGAAAGAAGTTCTTTGGACCATGGTCGATCCATTCAAGCGCCCAAAATCATTTACTCCTCTTGTTACAATCTACGTATGTGCTTTCTATACTGGGGTCATTGGAGCTGCAATCACCGAGCAACTTTACAAG GAAAAATACTGGGAAGATCATCCTGGCGAGGCGGTACCGATTATGAGACCCAAATTCTACGGTGGTCCTTGGAAGGTTTACAAAGGAACTGTTCTTCCACCCAACAAATGA
- the LOC110886959 gene encoding integrator complex subunit 3 homolog isoform X2, translated as MASSLIHKSTYEADNPLESSLIEAFRLLEPELRPPFPLTIRTEPEYFNLNRAILYDACQLYRSRTCSRYFLLRITPEMETHLRFLLTQVKLGSQTRYQIWFGRKFLNGPEKETVVIDIVRFICCAHHPSNDILLSNVIPRWIIVGWLLKCCTKNHIEANVKLALFYDWLFFEENVDNIMNIEPAILLMVNSVPKYIHMTHNLLEFLFLLVDHYDIDRKDLILKGVSSALDVLKRKGVVQSFDVLTCCDMLSPFLKERLVKMLSCKNVSGFNHLQPVTLA; from the exons ATGGCATCCTCACTGATTCACAAATCCACCTATGAAGCCGATAACCCACTTGAATCGTCGCTAATTGAAGCTTTCCGGCTTCTGGAACCCGAATTAAGGCCCCCTTTTCCACTAACAATCCGTACAGAACCCGAATACTTCAATCTCAACCGGGCTATATTATACG ATGCGTGTCAGTTATATCGGTCCAGGACTTGCAGCCGGTACTTTTTACTTCGTATCACGCCGGAGATGGAGACTCATTTGCGGTTCTTGCTTACGCAAGTTAAACTCGGAAGTCAAACTCGATATCAGATTTGGTTTGGAAGGAAGTTTCTTAATGGTCCCGAGAAAGAAACCGTTGTGATTGACATTGTACGGTTTATCTGTTGTGCCCATCACCCGTCTAATGATATACTCCTCTCAAATGTGATCCCGAGATGGATTATCGTTGGTTGGTTACTAAAATGCTGTACCAAGAATCATATCGAAGCTAATGTGAAGCTGGCGTTGTTCTATGACTGGCTTTTCTTCGAAGAAAACGTTGATAATATTATGAACATCGAGCCTGCGATCTTGTTGATGGTGAACTCGGTGCCCAAATATATACACATGACGCATAATCTTTTGGAGTTTCTGTTCCTTTTGGTGGATCATTATGATATTGACAGGAAAGATTTGATTTTGAAGGGTGTATCGTCTGCTCTTGATGTACTTAAACGAAAAGGCGTCGTTCAGTCGTTTGATGTTTTGACTTGTTGTGATATGCTTTCTCCTTTTCTTAAAGAGAGACTTGTGAAGATGTTGTCGTGTAAGAATGTGAGCGGGTTCAACCACTTGCAGCCTGTTACTCTTGCGTGA
- the LOC110886959 gene encoding integrator complex subunit 3 isoform X1 translates to MASSLIHKSTYEADNPLESSLIEAFRLLEPELRPPFPLTIRTEPEYFNLNRAILYGILSETHLAKVHLKHLHGIVTDGYCFFTNLVCKVVDELYSKLVENVKVQLLYVSLELVDVSAVGVDSLLVALLRQIRGGDLGESNLWLCSEMVNLLWGKWECLVEEQPMIISSALYVFLRVLSDHCRVCLNSKLKVLKQKEIEFCIRVFKDQFHLCLKIGRDLIRVLQDLVHVPEFHDLWKDLLSRSSDACQLYRSRTCSRYFLLRITPEMETHLRFLLTQVKLGSQTRYQIWFGRKFLNGPEKETVVIDIVRFICCAHHPSNDILLSNVIPRWIIVGWLLKCCTKNHIEANVKLALFYDWLFFEENVDNIMNIEPAILLMVNSVPKYIHMTHNLLEFLFLLVDHYDIDRKDLILKGVSSALDVLKRKGVVQSFDVLTCCDMLSPFLKERLVKMLSCKNVSGFNHLQPVTLA, encoded by the coding sequence ATGGCATCCTCACTGATTCACAAATCCACCTATGAAGCCGATAACCCACTTGAATCGTCGCTAATTGAAGCTTTCCGGCTTCTGGAACCCGAATTAAGGCCCCCTTTTCCACTAACAATCCGTACAGAACCCGAATACTTCAATCTCAACCGGGCTATATTATACGGTATATTATCCGAAACTCATTTGGCAAAAGTTCATTTGAAGCACTTACATGGCATTGTAACTGATGGGTATTGTTTCTTTACAAATTTAGTGTGTAAAGTAGTTGATGAACTGTATTCAAAGCTTGTTGAGAATGTGAAAGTTCAGTTACTTTATGTTTCTTTAGAATTGGTTGATGTGTCAGCTGTAGGGGTTGATAGTTTGTTAGTGGCTTTGTTGAGGCAAATTCGTGGTGGCGATTTGGGTGAGTCGAATCTATGGTTGTGTTCGGAAATGGTTAATCTATTATGGGGAAAATGGGAATGTTTGGTAGAAGAACAGCCGATGATCATATCGAGTGCGTTGTATGTGTTTCTTAGGGTTTTGTCTGATCATTGCAGAGTGTGTTTGAATTCCAAGTTGAAGGTTTTGAAGCAGAAAGAGATCGAATTTTGTATTCGGGTTTTTAAGGATCAGTTTCATTTGTGCTTGAAAATTGGTAGGGATTTGATTAGGGTTTTACAAGATTTAGTTCATGTGCCTGAATTTCATGATTTATGGAAAGATCTGTTATCGCGTTCTTCAGATGCGTGTCAGTTATATCGGTCCAGGACTTGCAGCCGGTACTTTTTACTTCGTATCACGCCGGAGATGGAGACTCATTTGCGGTTCTTGCTTACGCAAGTTAAACTCGGAAGTCAAACTCGATATCAGATTTGGTTTGGAAGGAAGTTTCTTAATGGTCCCGAGAAAGAAACCGTTGTGATTGACATTGTACGGTTTATCTGTTGTGCCCATCACCCGTCTAATGATATACTCCTCTCAAATGTGATCCCGAGATGGATTATCGTTGGTTGGTTACTAAAATGCTGTACCAAGAATCATATCGAAGCTAATGTGAAGCTGGCGTTGTTCTATGACTGGCTTTTCTTCGAAGAAAACGTTGATAATATTATGAACATCGAGCCTGCGATCTTGTTGATGGTGAACTCGGTGCCCAAATATATACACATGACGCATAATCTTTTGGAGTTTCTGTTCCTTTTGGTGGATCATTATGATATTGACAGGAAAGATTTGATTTTGAAGGGTGTATCGTCTGCTCTTGATGTACTTAAACGAAAAGGCGTCGTTCAGTCGTTTGATGTTTTGACTTGTTGTGATATGCTTTCTCCTTTTCTTAAAGAGAGACTTGTGAAGATGTTGTCGTGTAAGAATGTGAGCGGGTTCAACCACTTGCAGCCTGTTACTCTTGCGTGA